One genomic region from Granulimonas faecalis encodes:
- a CDS encoding radical SAM/SPASM domain-containing protein — MRYLSMLVKPASAACDMACSYCFYRDLAQGRERGCRPVMDRPVMEAVVSRAFEAVPDGTVAFDFQGGEPTLAGLDFFEAFVAEVERRRGGCRVSYAIQTNGLALDERWCEFLGRNRFLVGVSLDGTRSLHDRLRPAADGGATWSRVAASLGRLRRHGVEPAVLCVLSSELARHPQQVYRGLASLGARHVQFIPCLGPAEGGDGSPRSAEMASHALTPGRFVHFYRGFLDAWERGQAEDGPMAVGLFDDVMGLSLGRRPRTCGALGACAPQFVVESDGSVYPCDFYASDRWCMGNVCSDTIEAMAAGAVVEGFLSPPRRADGDAPCTDCGFEGICHGGCPRLSTAFAADGRCGYREFLEYGYGRLARRARERVGRMPWA, encoded by the coding sequence ATGAGGTACCTCAGCATGCTGGTGAAGCCCGCCTCGGCGGCGTGCGACATGGCGTGCTCCTACTGCTTCTACCGCGACCTCGCCCAGGGCAGGGAACGGGGGTGCCGCCCGGTCATGGACCGCCCCGTCATGGAGGCCGTGGTCTCGCGGGCCTTCGAGGCGGTGCCCGACGGGACGGTGGCCTTCGACTTCCAGGGGGGAGAGCCCACCCTGGCCGGTCTCGACTTCTTCGAGGCCTTCGTCGCGGAGGTGGAGCGCCGCCGCGGCGGCTGCCGGGTCTCCTACGCCATCCAGACCAACGGCCTCGCCCTCGACGAGCGCTGGTGCGAGTTCCTCGGGCGCAACCGGTTTCTGGTGGGGGTCTCGCTGGACGGGACCCGCAGCCTCCACGACCGCCTGCGCCCGGCCGCCGACGGCGGGGCCACGTGGTCGCGGGTGGCCGCGTCGCTGGGGCGCCTGCGAAGGCACGGGGTGGAGCCCGCGGTGCTGTGCGTGCTCTCCTCGGAGCTGGCCCGCCACCCCCAGCAGGTCTACAGGGGGCTTGCCTCCCTGGGGGCCCGCCACGTCCAGTTCATCCCGTGTCTGGGGCCCGCCGAGGGTGGGGACGGCTCCCCGCGGTCGGCCGAGATGGCGTCCCACGCTCTGACCCCCGGGCGGTTCGTCCACTTCTACCGGGGCTTCCTCGACGCCTGGGAGAGGGGTCAGGCCGAGGACGGCCCCATGGCGGTGGGGCTCTTCGACGACGTCATGGGCCTCTCCCTGGGGCGCAGGCCCAGGACCTGCGGCGCCCTGGGGGCCTGCGCCCCGCAGTTCGTGGTGGAGTCCGACGGGTCGGTCTACCCGTGCGACTTCTACGCCTCCGACCGGTGGTGCATGGGCAACGTGTGCTCCGACACCATCGAGGCCATGGCCGCGGGCGCCGTGGTGGAGGGCTTCTTGTCCCCCCCCCGCCGGGCCGACGGCGACGCCCCGTGCACCGACTGCGGCTTCGAGGGCATCTGCCACGGGGGGTGCCCCCGTCTCTCCACGGCCTTCGCGGCCGACGGGCGCTGCGGCTACCGGGAGTTTCTGGAGTACGGCTACGGGCGGCTGGCCCGGCGGGCCCGGGAGCGCGTGGGGAGGATGCCATGGGCCTGA
- a CDS encoding sulfite exporter TauE/SafE family protein, which produces MYWIIWPVCLAACLIGSICGLGGGVIIKPALDLFGSMDVAQVSFLSGCTVLAMALYSVLRARAKGTLSAEAKVDTSVAVGAVVGGLAGKQLFSALSAAFPYPRIVGCSQAAALFAVCLFTIAYTVVKDRREIHGRRLSGWLPGCAVGVGLGAVSAFLGIGGGPLNIVAMTFFFAMASKDAVQASLYIILYSQTAATVMALATQDLSGIDPVLLVGMVAFGIAGAAGGRTINRRLSNATVDRLFIGLLVAIMAITVANFLGFAAM; this is translated from the coding sequence ATGTATTGGATCATCTGGCCCGTCTGCCTCGCCGCCTGTCTCATAGGCTCCATCTGCGGCCTGGGGGGCGGTGTCATCATCAAGCCGGCCCTCGACCTGTTCGGGTCCATGGACGTGGCCCAGGTGAGCTTCCTGTCGGGGTGCACGGTGCTGGCCATGGCCCTCTACTCGGTGCTCCGGGCCCGGGCCAAGGGGACGCTCTCGGCCGAGGCCAAGGTGGACACCTCGGTGGCCGTCGGCGCCGTGGTGGGCGGCCTCGCGGGCAAGCAGCTCTTCTCGGCCCTTTCGGCGGCCTTTCCCTACCCGCGCATCGTGGGCTGCAGCCAGGCGGCGGCGCTCTTTGCCGTGTGCCTGTTCACCATCGCCTACACCGTCGTCAAAGACCGCCGCGAGATCCACGGCCGCAGGCTCTCGGGATGGCTCCCGGGGTGCGCGGTGGGCGTGGGGCTGGGTGCTGTCTCGGCCTTCCTCGGCATCGGCGGCGGCCCGCTGAACATCGTTGCCATGACGTTCTTCTTTGCCATGGCGAGCAAGGACGCCGTCCAGGCCTCGCTCTACATCATCCTGTACTCCCAGACCGCCGCCACGGTCATGGCCCTCGCCACCCAGGACCTCTCCGGCATCGACCCGGTGCTGCTGGTGGGCATGGTGGCCTTTGGCATAGCGGGCGCGGCCGGCGGACGCACCATCAACAGGCGCCTGTCCAACGCCACGGTGGACCGGCTCTTCATAGGGCTTCTCGTGGCGATCATGGCCATCACGGTGGCCAACTTCCTCGGCTTTGCGGCGATGTAG
- a CDS encoding PTS system mannose/fructose/N-acetylgalactosamine-transporter subunit IIB, with protein MNIVGARIDGRLVHGQVANLWIPMLSVDRVIVIDDKVAVSDIEKSGIRMATPSKVRLSVLDVERAARQLKADRYASQRVLLVAKRPGVYVDLVKAGFPLEELNVGNMSQTPTTTQVTNSINVEEADVAAFDELDAAGVHLVAQMVPQKKGEEFMELLEGKVNR; from the coding sequence ATGAACATCGTAGGAGCGAGGATCGACGGGCGACTCGTCCACGGACAGGTCGCCAACCTGTGGATCCCCATGCTCAGCGTCGACCGCGTGATCGTCATCGACGACAAGGTGGCGGTCAGCGACATCGAGAAAAGCGGCATTCGCATGGCCACCCCCAGCAAGGTGCGTCTCAGCGTCCTCGACGTGGAGCGCGCGGCCCGCCAGCTCAAAGCCGACCGCTACGCGTCCCAGCGCGTCCTCCTCGTGGCCAAGAGGCCCGGCGTCTACGTGGACCTCGTCAAGGCGGGGTTCCCGCTTGAGGAGCTCAACGTGGGCAACATGAGCCAGACGCCCACCACCACGCAGGTCACCAACTCCATCAACGTCGAGGAGGCCGACGTGGCCGCCTTCGACGAGCTCGACGCCGCAGGCGTCCATCTGGTCGCCCAGATGGTGCCCCAGAAGAAGGGTGAGGAGTTCATGGAGCTCCTCGAAGGGAAGGTGAACCGATGA
- a CDS encoding PTS mannose/fructose/sorbose/N-acetylgalactosamine transporter subunit IIC, with amino-acid sequence MIQVWQIVLLTLYAGYQILDELQIYSSMSTPVFAGLFAGLVMGDVATGLFVGGSMQLMVLGVGTFGGASKIDANSGTILATAFSVALGMDPQQAIAAIAVPVAAILIQLDVLARFANTFFAHRIDAAIERFDYKGIERNFLMGALPWSLSRMIPVGLALAFGGGVVSQVVEVLNGPLLWLGNGLSVAGSVMPAVGLAILLRYLPVKKNIAYLVLGFTITALFTTLFGNVQIIGAGLDAISPSGGVYNSLPMLAIALIGFGFAAMAYQRSEGAPSVAAPAPTAPAPAGETIVEEGEIWDDEL; translated from the coding sequence ATGATCCAGGTTTGGCAGATCGTGCTCCTCACGCTCTACGCCGGTTATCAGATCCTCGACGAGCTGCAGATCTACTCCTCCATGAGCACGCCGGTGTTCGCCGGCCTGTTCGCCGGCCTCGTCATGGGCGACGTCGCCACGGGCCTGTTCGTGGGCGGCTCCATGCAGCTCATGGTCCTGGGCGTCGGCACCTTCGGCGGCGCCTCCAAGATCGACGCCAACTCGGGCACCATCCTGGCCACGGCCTTCTCCGTCGCCCTGGGCATGGACCCCCAGCAGGCCATCGCCGCCATCGCCGTGCCCGTGGCCGCGATCCTCATCCAGCTCGACGTGCTGGCCCGCTTCGCCAACACGTTCTTCGCCCACCGCATCGACGCCGCCATCGAGCGCTTCGACTACAAGGGCATCGAGCGCAACTTCCTCATGGGCGCCCTGCCCTGGTCGCTCTCCCGCATGATCCCCGTGGGCCTCGCGCTGGCCTTCGGCGGAGGCGTGGTGAGTCAGGTGGTGGAGGTCCTCAACGGCCCGCTCCTCTGGCTCGGCAACGGCCTCTCCGTGGCCGGCTCCGTGATGCCCGCCGTGGGTCTCGCCATCCTGCTCCGCTACCTGCCGGTGAAGAAGAACATCGCCTACCTGGTCCTGGGCTTCACCATCACCGCCCTGTTCACCACGCTCTTCGGCAACGTGCAGATCATCGGTGCCGGCCTCGACGCCATCTCGCCCTCCGGCGGCGTCTACAACAGCCTGCCCATGCTCGCCATCGCCCTCATCGGCTTCGGCTTCGCGGCCATGGCCTACCAGCGCTCTGAGGGCGCGCCGTCCGTGGCGGCCCCCGCACCCACCGCCCCCGCCCCCGCGGGGGAGACCATCGTCGAGGAAGGAGAGATCTGGGATGACGAGCTCTAA
- a CDS encoding sulfatase: MRCVLVLLDTLRRNNLRCYNPETRVQTPNIDAFAAESCTFDEHWIGSAPCMPARRDIMCGRLNFLERGWGPIEPFDVTLPALLRDHGVYTHITTDHCHYMRTGGEGYLQLFNTWDYHRGQEGDPWVSRIDDPANMPGTFYGRVRRQYQLNRGRWPREEDMPSPQTFQSACEWLDDNADADDFFLMVEAFDPHEPFDVPERYMDLYGGGEGLDRDYFEIPQYKRVSEAEVPAEAVDYVQRRYDALVTCCDHWFGTLMDKLRERGIFDDTLVMLTTDHGYFLGERDFLGKNYMPLYNELAHLPLLVHYPGGARAGERASQITQNIDVMPTVLDLAGIPVPEEVQGVSLMSLATDPSAPTRDYALFGYHAMDVNITDGRYTYMRAPVPSNEPCFEYAAIPTTIRRYLGADRPADIECGRFLARTDWPVFKVPVDRPGIIDQSDDALKEVSDTRLFDLAVDYAQLDDLTSHDDPAAKEAEGRMVGLLLRAMDECDAPAEQYERLGLGGAA; this comes from the coding sequence ATGCGCTGCGTCCTCGTTCTGCTCGACACCCTGCGCCGCAACAACCTGCGCTGCTACAACCCCGAGACCCGCGTGCAGACCCCCAACATCGATGCCTTCGCCGCCGAGTCCTGCACCTTCGACGAGCACTGGATCGGGTCGGCCCCCTGCATGCCGGCGCGGCGCGACATCATGTGCGGACGGCTGAACTTCCTGGAGCGCGGGTGGGGCCCCATCGAGCCCTTCGACGTGACCCTGCCCGCGCTCCTGCGCGACCACGGCGTCTACACCCACATCACCACCGACCACTGCCACTACATGCGCACCGGCGGCGAGGGGTACCTGCAGCTCTTCAACACTTGGGACTACCACCGCGGCCAGGAGGGCGACCCCTGGGTGAGCCGCATCGACGACCCCGCCAACATGCCGGGGACCTTCTACGGCCGCGTGCGTCGCCAGTACCAGCTCAACCGCGGCCGCTGGCCCCGCGAGGAGGACATGCCGAGCCCCCAGACGTTCCAGAGCGCCTGCGAGTGGCTCGACGACAACGCCGACGCCGACGACTTCTTCCTCATGGTGGAGGCCTTCGACCCCCACGAGCCCTTCGACGTGCCCGAGCGCTACATGGACCTCTACGGGGGCGGGGAGGGGCTCGACCGCGACTACTTCGAGATACCCCAGTACAAGCGGGTGAGCGAGGCCGAGGTCCCCGCCGAGGCGGTGGACTACGTCCAGCGCCGCTACGACGCCCTCGTCACCTGCTGCGACCACTGGTTCGGGACCTTGATGGACAAGCTCCGCGAGCGCGGCATCTTCGACGACACCCTCGTCATGCTCACCACCGACCACGGCTACTTCCTGGGGGAGCGCGACTTCCTCGGAAAGAACTACATGCCCCTCTACAACGAGCTCGCCCATCTGCCCCTGCTGGTGCACTACCCCGGCGGCGCCCGGGCCGGCGAGCGAGCCTCCCAGATCACCCAGAACATCGACGTCATGCCCACGGTGCTCGACCTGGCGGGAATCCCGGTGCCCGAGGAGGTGCAGGGCGTCTCCCTGATGTCGCTCGCCACGGACCCGTCGGCGCCCACCCGCGACTATGCCCTCTTCGGCTACCACGCCATGGACGTCAACATCACCGACGGGCGCTACACCTACATGCGGGCCCCCGTGCCGTCCAACGAGCCCTGCTTCGAGTATGCCGCCATCCCCACCACCATCCGCCGCTACCTCGGTGCCGACAGGCCCGCCGACATCGAGTGCGGACGCTTCCTGGCGCGGACCGACTGGCCCGTGTTCAAGGTGCCCGTGGACAGGCCCGGCATCATCGACCAGTCCGACGACGCCCTCAAGGAGGTGTCGGACACCAGGCTCTTCGACCTGGCCGTGGACTACGCCCAGCTCGACGACCTCACCTCCCACGACGACCCCGCCGCCAAGGAGGCCGAGGGGCGCATGGTGGGCCTGCTGCTGCGGGCCATGGACGAGTGCGACGCGCCGGCGGAGCAGTACGAGCGCCTCGGCCTGGGCGGGGCGGCATGA
- a CDS encoding sulfite exporter TauE/SafE family protein encodes MGLNPADGLVALVSLVASTVGAVCGVGGGILIKPVLDAVSSIDVATVNFLSGATVLSMTAYSVARSIHAGSGSMDLSRDTPLAVGAAFGGLAGKQLFSAVSGLFGNPDRAGAVQAAVLCAVTAGALAYTLAKDRVATRHVESRGACVAIGLALGTCSSFLGIGGGPINLVVLFYFFSMDTKRAAASSLYIILFSQTVSTAASLLTQDLSAVNPAVLALMAACGIAGGALGRRLNARVDARFVDRLFVALMVVIIFINVYNLAAFGAVRG; translated from the coding sequence ATGGGCCTGAACCCTGCCGACGGCCTCGTGGCCCTTGTGAGCCTCGTGGCCTCCACGGTGGGGGCCGTCTGCGGCGTGGGCGGCGGGATCCTCATCAAGCCCGTGCTCGACGCCGTGTCGTCGATCGACGTGGCCACGGTCAACTTTCTGTCGGGGGCCACGGTGCTGTCCATGACCGCCTACTCCGTGGCCCGGTCGATCCATGCGGGGTCGGGGTCCATGGACCTCTCCCGGGACACGCCCCTGGCCGTGGGGGCCGCCTTCGGGGGCCTCGCGGGCAAGCAGCTCTTCTCGGCCGTGAGCGGCCTTTTTGGGAATCCCGACAGGGCCGGGGCCGTGCAGGCGGCCGTGCTGTGCGCGGTCACGGCGGGGGCGCTCGCCTACACCCTCGCCAAGGACCGCGTGGCCACGCGCCATGTGGAGAGCCGTGGCGCCTGCGTCGCCATCGGCCTCGCCCTGGGCACCTGCTCGTCGTTCCTCGGCATAGGGGGAGGGCCCATCAACCTGGTGGTGCTGTTCTACTTCTTCTCCATGGACACCAAGCGTGCCGCGGCGAGCTCCCTCTACATCATTCTGTTCTCCCAGACGGTGAGCACCGCGGCGTCCCTTCTCACCCAGGACCTGTCGGCCGTGAACCCGGCGGTGCTGGCGCTCATGGCCGCCTGCGGCATCGCGGGGGGCGCCTTGGGACGCCGACTGAACGCCCGGGTTGACGCCCGCTTTGTGGACCGGCTGTTCGTGGCGCTCATGGTGGTCATCATCTTCATAAACGTGTACAACCTGGCGGCCTTCGGGGCGGTGCGTGGGTAG
- a CDS encoding glycoside hydrolase family 35 protein has product MSHTFSARGSSFLLDGEPFQIRSGAIHYFRVHPADWAHSLHNLKALGFNAVETYVPWNLHEPHEGTFRFDGLCDVEAFLDAAAREGLYAIVRPSPFICAEWEWGGLPAWLMYGHGRPRSRDPRFLGAVAAYYDELIPRLAPHQLDRGGNVLMFQVENEYGSYAQDKGYLRTISTLMSERGLTMPFFTSDGPWEACLSAGSLIDDGVLATGNFGSRPEENFAALRRFQEGHGRTQPLMCMEFWDGWFSRWGEAPTRRDGGELADCVGRALEIGSVNLYMFHGGTNFGFMNGCSARKQHDLHQITSYDYGAPLDERGNPTGRYDALRAMMAERFPDVPLGTPAYKPTLAPCVLVRDGVAGLLASLDALSERRESLDTQPMELLGQNTGYVLYRTTLPAYADEVRLRVIDASDRVQVFCDGELAAVQYQEEIGDDIFVSPRPDGSTLDVLVENMGRVNYGPKLCAPSQSKGIRQGVMADLHFLQGWEEYPLPLDDISALEFSAEGPHLAAPAFHRFHLAVDEPADTFVDMAGWHKGCVFVNGFNVGRFWEKGPLTTLYVPGGLLRPGVNELVVFETDGPGAGELVLADGPVEIETGA; this is encoded by the coding sequence ATGAGCCACACCTTCTCCGCAAGGGGGAGCAGCTTCCTGCTCGACGGCGAGCCGTTCCAGATCCGCTCCGGCGCCATCCACTACTTCCGTGTGCACCCGGCAGATTGGGCGCACTCGCTGCACAACCTCAAGGCCCTGGGCTTCAACGCCGTCGAGACCTACGTGCCGTGGAACCTCCACGAGCCCCATGAGGGCACCTTCCGCTTCGACGGCCTGTGCGACGTCGAGGCCTTCCTCGACGCGGCGGCCCGCGAGGGGCTCTACGCCATCGTTCGCCCGTCGCCGTTCATCTGCGCCGAGTGGGAGTGGGGAGGCCTGCCCGCGTGGCTCATGTACGGCCACGGCCGCCCGCGCAGCCGCGACCCGCGCTTCCTCGGGGCCGTCGCGGCCTACTACGACGAGCTCATCCCGCGCCTCGCGCCCCACCAGCTGGACCGCGGCGGCAACGTGCTCATGTTCCAGGTGGAGAACGAGTACGGCTCGTACGCCCAGGACAAGGGGTACCTCCGCACGATCTCGACCCTCATGTCGGAGCGCGGCCTCACCATGCCCTTCTTCACCTCCGACGGTCCCTGGGAGGCGTGTCTCTCGGCCGGCTCCCTCATCGACGACGGCGTTCTTGCCACGGGCAACTTCGGCTCGCGGCCCGAGGAGAACTTCGCCGCCCTCAGGCGCTTCCAGGAGGGGCACGGCCGCACCCAGCCCCTCATGTGCATGGAGTTCTGGGACGGCTGGTTCAGCCGCTGGGGGGAGGCGCCCACCCGCCGCGATGGCGGCGAGCTGGCCGACTGCGTGGGCCGCGCCCTCGAGATCGGGTCGGTCAACCTCTACATGTTCCACGGAGGCACCAACTTCGGGTTCATGAACGGGTGCTCCGCCCGCAAGCAACACGACCTGCACCAGATCACGTCGTACGACTACGGCGCGCCGCTCGATGAGCGCGGCAACCCCACCGGGCGCTACGACGCCCTCCGCGCCATGATGGCCGAGCGCTTCCCCGACGTCCCCCTGGGCACGCCCGCCTACAAGCCCACGCTGGCCCCGTGCGTCCTCGTGCGCGACGGCGTGGCCGGTCTCCTCGCCTCCTTGGACGCCCTCTCCGAGCGCCGGGAGTCCCTCGACACCCAGCCCATGGAGCTGCTGGGTCAGAACACCGGCTACGTGCTCTACCGCACGACCCTGCCCGCCTACGCCGACGAGGTGCGCCTCCGCGTCATCGACGCCTCCGACCGCGTGCAGGTCTTTTGCGACGGTGAGCTCGCAGCCGTGCAGTACCAGGAGGAGATCGGCGACGACATCTTCGTCTCCCCGCGGCCGGACGGATCGACCCTGGACGTGCTCGTGGAGAACATGGGCCGCGTCAACTACGGTCCCAAGCTGTGCGCACCCTCCCAGTCCAAGGGCATCCGTCAGGGCGTCATGGCCGACCTCCACTTCCTCCAGGGATGGGAGGAGTACCCCCTGCCCTTGGACGACATCTCGGCCCTCGAGTTCTCGGCCGAGGGGCCGCACCTTGCTGCCCCCGCGTTCCATCGCTTCCATCTTGCCGTCGACGAGCCCGCCGACACCTTCGTGGACATGGCCGGCTGGCACAAGGGCTGCGTCTTCGTCAACGGTTTCAACGTGGGCCGCTTCTGGGAGAAGGGCCCCCTCACCACCCTCTACGTACCGGGCGGGCTGCTCAGGCCCGGCGTCAACGAGCTCGTCGTCTTCGAGACCGACGGCCCGGGCGCAGGGGAGCTCGTTCTCGCGGACGGCCCCGTCGAGATCGAGACAGGGGCGTAG
- a CDS encoding SIS domain-containing protein, with product MFEKTDEELKALGAYDTTREIAQQPDLWEDTYRIWSGARRAVDAFLAEARAMAGGPLRVIFTGAGTSAYVGDTVAPYLTRTGDTGAYRFCSVPTTDIVSAPLDYLVPDEPCLLVSFARSGNSPESVAAMERARQAVSDLRLLNITCAPDGALARAAEDDPQALNLLIPRANDRGFAMTGSYTCMTLLAALVFDRASDGEKDAWVRAAAAMGREVTAREDEVAALLGEGPSRLTYLGSGPLSGLAREAQLKILELAAGRTATSFDSSMGYRHGPKSFVDEGTVLVTFVSEQPYTRRYDLDILAEVAGDGIAARTVAVQQATGPIFEGDAFTFAGTGPLPGAYLALPFAMVAQTVALLNSVRLGNTPDTPSPSGTVNRVVKGVTIHELEL from the coding sequence ATGTTCGAAAAGACCGACGAGGAGCTCAAGGCCCTCGGCGCCTACGACACCACCCGCGAGATCGCCCAGCAGCCTGACCTCTGGGAGGACACCTACAGGATCTGGTCGGGTGCCCGCCGCGCCGTGGACGCCTTCCTCGCCGAGGCGCGCGCCATGGCCGGCGGCCCCCTGCGGGTGATTTTCACCGGCGCCGGGACCTCTGCCTACGTCGGCGACACCGTGGCCCCGTACCTCACCCGCACCGGCGACACCGGCGCCTACCGCTTCTGCTCGGTGCCCACCACCGACATCGTGAGCGCCCCCCTGGACTACCTGGTCCCCGACGAGCCGTGCCTGCTCGTCTCCTTCGCCCGCAGCGGCAACAGCCCCGAGAGCGTGGCCGCCATGGAGCGTGCCCGCCAGGCGGTCTCCGACCTGCGCCTCCTCAACATCACCTGCGCCCCCGACGGCGCCCTGGCCCGTGCCGCCGAGGACGACCCGCAGGCCCTGAACCTGCTCATCCCCCGCGCCAACGACCGCGGCTTCGCCATGACCGGCAGCTACACCTGCATGACGCTCCTGGCCGCCCTTGTGTTCGACCGTGCGTCGGACGGCGAGAAGGATGCCTGGGTGCGCGCCGCGGCCGCCATGGGCCGCGAGGTGACGGCCCGCGAGGACGAGGTCGCCGCCCTGCTCGGCGAGGGTCCCTCGCGCCTCACCTACTTGGGCAGCGGCCCCCTCTCCGGCCTGGCCCGCGAGGCGCAGCTCAAGATCCTCGAGCTCGCCGCCGGCAGGACCGCCACCTCGTTCGACAGCTCCATGGGTTACCGGCACGGGCCCAAGTCCTTCGTGGACGAAGGCACGGTGCTCGTGACCTTCGTCTCCGAGCAGCCCTACACCCGCCGCTACGACCTCGACATCCTGGCCGAGGTGGCCGGCGACGGCATCGCCGCCCGTACCGTGGCCGTGCAGCAGGCCACGGGCCCGATCTTCGAGGGCGACGCCTTCACCTTCGCCGGGACCGGACCGCTCCCCGGCGCCTACCTCGCCCTGCCGTTCGCCATGGTGGCCCAGACGGTTGCCCTGCTCAACTCGGTGCGCCTGGGCAACACCCCCGACACCCCGAGCCCCTCGGGCACGGTGAACCGCGTGGTCAAGGGCGTCACCATCCATGAGCTGGAGCTCTGA
- a CDS encoding PTS system mannose/fructose/sorbose family transporter subunit IID, producing the protein MTSSNTNGVQTPTAPGNPGQYRITEKDLAQINRRSLLAFQLGWNYERMQGSGYLYLVLPQLRKMYGDGTPELKRAMQAQAQFFNTSNFFNTIITGIDLAVEEKEGVGSLETVNGLKTGLMGSFAAIGDSIFAALIPTIFGAIAANMALQGNPTGIFIWIAVQIAVMAFRWKQLGFAYREGAKLITTMQGRLSALTDAAIVLGVFMVGALVATVINVHVGIAPQIGDVALSVQNSLDMILPKLIPALIVFGVYALLGKERMTSTRAIFIVLVVSVALSACGVLVK; encoded by the coding sequence ATGACGAGCTCTAACACCAACGGGGTGCAGACCCCCACCGCGCCGGGCAACCCAGGGCAGTACCGGATCACCGAGAAGGACCTCGCCCAGATCAACCGCCGCTCGCTCCTCGCCTTCCAGCTGGGCTGGAACTACGAGCGTATGCAGGGCTCCGGCTACCTCTACCTGGTCCTGCCGCAGCTGCGCAAGATGTACGGCGACGGCACGCCCGAGCTCAAGCGGGCCATGCAGGCGCAGGCGCAGTTCTTCAACACATCCAACTTCTTCAACACCATCATCACCGGCATCGACCTCGCGGTGGAGGAGAAGGAGGGCGTGGGCTCCCTCGAGACCGTGAACGGCCTCAAGACCGGTCTCATGGGCTCGTTCGCGGCCATCGGCGACTCCATCTTCGCCGCCCTGATCCCTACGATCTTCGGCGCCATCGCGGCCAACATGGCGCTGCAGGGCAACCCCACGGGCATCTTCATCTGGATCGCCGTCCAGATTGCCGTCATGGCCTTCCGCTGGAAGCAGCTGGGCTTCGCCTACCGCGAGGGGGCCAAGCTCATCACCACCATGCAGGGCAGGCTCTCCGCCCTCACCGACGCCGCCATCGTCCTCGGCGTGTTCATGGTGGGCGCCCTCGTGGCCACGGTCATCAACGTGCACGTGGGCATCGCCCCCCAGATCGGGGACGTGGCCCTGTCGGTGCAGAACTCCCTCGACATGATCCTTCCCAAGTTGATCCCCGCTCTCATCGTGTTCGGCGTCTACGCCCTGCTCGGCAAGGAGCGCATGACGAGCACCCGTGCCATCTTCATCGTGCTCGTCGTCTCCGTGGCCCTCTCGGCCTGCGGCGTCCTCGTCAAGTAG
- a CDS encoding GntR family transcriptional regulator has translation MATVKKQPLYEQLADTLSDRMGVELAPGDLLPSEREMCGRYGISRTTVRQAMAELERRGLVVRRHGKGTFVADRSADATNLMQSYSFTQQMREAGRVPRTDVLFFGRVEATAEVARMLGLRLGDPTFELQRLRSADAVPMMVERTYLPVVPFLSLSLELLEAKPLYELMEGEFGQTIRVAEEEFCASLARPADAELLGVPVGSPVLDLTRVTYSTANEAIEYTLSVARADRFRYKVSHWRS, from the coding sequence ATGGCCACGGTCAAGAAGCAACCCCTCTACGAGCAGCTGGCCGACACCCTCTCCGACAGGATGGGCGTCGAGCTGGCCCCCGGGGACCTGCTTCCCTCGGAGCGCGAGATGTGCGGGCGCTACGGCATCTCGCGCACCACGGTGCGCCAGGCCATGGCCGAGCTGGAGCGCCGCGGCCTCGTGGTGCGCCGCCACGGCAAGGGCACGTTCGTGGCCGACCGCTCCGCCGATGCCACCAACCTCATGCAGTCCTACAGCTTCACCCAGCAGATGCGCGAGGCCGGGCGCGTGCCCCGCACGGATGTGCTCTTCTTCGGGCGCGTGGAGGCCACGGCCGAGGTCGCGCGGATGCTCGGTCTCAGGCTGGGCGACCCGACCTTCGAGCTGCAGCGCCTGCGGTCCGCGGACGCCGTGCCCATGATGGTGGAGCGCACCTACCTCCCGGTGGTGCCGTTCCTCTCGCTCTCCCTCGAGCTGCTCGAGGCCAAGCCGCTCTACGAGCTGATGGAGGGGGAGTTCGGCCAGACCATCCGGGTGGCCGAGGAGGAGTTCTGCGCCAGCCTGGCGCGGCCCGCGGATGCGGAGCTCCTGGGCGTGCCCGTGGGCTCGCCGGTGCTCGACCTCACCCGCGTCACCTACAGCACGGCCAACGAGGCGATCGAGTACACGCTCAGCGTCGCCCGGGCCGATAGGTTCAGATACAAGGTGTCCCACTGGCGCTCCTGA